A window of Polaromonas hydrogenivorans contains these coding sequences:
- a CDS encoding DUF4136 domain-containing protein — translation MKRALTAIFSIAFMGLFMAGCSGLRVVETDVTAFYHWSVAPPAPGTAYRFERLPSQQIIGAQHDAIEGLARTALARVGMELNPAAPRYSVQVRVSTLVIERPPYDGSGYDGFGFATPGVFLGGGNRGAAFGMSFPVYPMGFSDPYYRRELTLLVRDLTTSQVVFETRAVNDGIQNETLAVLSAMLDAALQGFPQPPAGPRRITAQIPR, via the coding sequence ATGAAACGAGCATTGACGGCTATTTTTTCAATCGCATTCATGGGACTGTTCATGGCCGGCTGCTCCGGCCTGCGCGTGGTCGAAACCGATGTCACGGCGTTTTACCACTGGAGCGTAGCGCCTCCTGCGCCGGGCACGGCCTACCGCTTTGAGCGCCTGCCCTCGCAGCAGATCATCGGCGCCCAGCACGACGCCATCGAAGGGCTGGCGCGCACCGCGCTGGCCAGGGTCGGCATGGAGCTGAACCCGGCCGCGCCGCGCTACAGCGTGCAGGTGCGGGTAAGCACCCTGGTGATCGAGCGCCCGCCTTATGACGGCTCCGGCTACGACGGCTTCGGTTTTGCCACGCCCGGCGTTTTCCTGGGCGGCGGCAACCGGGGCGCGGCATTCGGCATGTCGTTTCCGGTCTATCCGATGGGCTTTTCAGACCCCTATTACCGGCGCGAGTTGACGCTGCTAGTGCGCGACCTGACGACCAGCCAGGTGGTCTTTGAAACCCGCGCCGTGAACGACGGCATTCAGAACGAGACGCTCGCCGTGCTGTCCGCCATGCTGGACGCGGCCTTGCAGGGTTTTCCGCAACCCCCAGCAGGACCGCGCCGGATCACCGCGCAGATCCCCCGTTGA
- the ttcA gene encoding tRNA 2-thiocytidine(32) synthetase TtcA, whose protein sequence is MNAIWIDEQLETSARVQNSMKIEREDHKLEKRLCREVGRAIVDFNMIEEGDKVMVCVSGGKDSYAMLDILLKLQKRAPINFELVAVNLDQKQPGFPEHVLPEYLSKLGVPFHIENQDTYSIVTRVIPEGKTLCSLCSRLRRGILYRVAGELGCTKIALGHHRDDMLQTFFLNMFFAAKLKGMPPKLVSDDGKNIVIRPMAYVTEKDLTRWAQVQDFPIIPCTLCGSQENLQRKQVGNMLRDWQKQYPGRIENMFSALQNIVPSHLMDSKRHDFKGIRTTGVADPEGDKAFDAEEFMQAAPPGRAVIGINPLAPG, encoded by the coding sequence ATGAATGCAATCTGGATAGACGAGCAACTGGAAACTTCAGCCCGCGTGCAGAACTCGATGAAGATCGAGCGCGAGGACCACAAGCTGGAAAAGCGCCTGTGCCGCGAGGTCGGCCGGGCGATTGTCGATTTCAACATGATCGAGGAAGGCGACAAGGTGATGGTCTGCGTCTCGGGCGGCAAGGACAGCTACGCCATGCTGGACATCTTGCTCAAGCTGCAAAAGCGCGCGCCGATCAACTTCGAGCTGGTCGCCGTCAACCTCGACCAGAAGCAGCCCGGCTTTCCCGAGCATGTGCTGCCCGAGTATTTAAGCAAGCTCGGCGTGCCCTTCCACATCGAGAACCAGGACACCTACAGCATCGTGACGCGCGTGATTCCCGAGGGCAAGACGCTGTGCTCGCTGTGCTCGCGGCTGCGGCGCGGGATTTTGTACCGCGTGGCGGGCGAACTCGGCTGCACCAAGATCGCGCTGGGCCATCACCGCGACGACATGCTGCAGACCTTCTTTTTGAACATGTTCTTTGCCGCCAAGCTCAAGGGCATGCCGCCAAAACTGGTCAGCGACGACGGCAAGAACATCGTCATCCGCCCGATGGCCTACGTCACCGAGAAAGACCTGACGCGCTGGGCGCAGGTGCAAGACTTCCCCATCATTCCGTGCACGCTGTGCGGCAGCCAGGAAAACCTGCAGCGCAAGCAGGTCGGCAACATGCTGCGCGACTGGCAAAAGCAGTATCCCGGCCGGATTGAAAACATGTTTTCGGCCTTGCAAAATATCGTGCCGTCGCACCTGATGGACAGCAAGCGCCATGATTTCAAGGGCATCAGGACGACCGGAGTCGCCGACCCCGAAGGCGACAAGGCTTTTGATGCCGAGGAATTCATGCAGGCGGCGCCCCCGGGCCGCGCCGTCATCGGCATCAACCCGCTGGCGCCCGGTTAA